A portion of the Stigmatella aurantiaca DW4/3-1 genome contains these proteins:
- the pcaD gene encoding 3-oxoadipate enol-lactonase: MPALRLDDIELNVRVDGPEDAPALLLCNSLGTTLSMWDAVTTILARRFRVVRYDMRGHGGSGAPPGPYTIERLGRDAQGLLDGLGIARAHVCGLSMGGLVAQWLACHAADRVERVVLANTAAKIGNPASWRERAASVREKGMGELASTLPARWFTEAYIATHGDDAKRMQDTLQGLRPEGYAACCEAIAEADFQPLLSGVRAPVLVIAGTADPVTTPAHSDALAEAIHDARRVDLPASHLSAVEAPAAFAAALMPFLAEPRVRLDDRERHARGLEIRKAVLGTEHVERSMHRLSATNDEFQDLITRYAWGEIWTRPGLPRHTRSLLTIAMMVALNREAELRLHLRAARNNGVTRDEIKEVLLQTAIYCGVPAANSAFHLAEEVFAEQDRATRPPE; this comes from the coding sequence ATGCCAGCCCTCCGCCTCGATGACATCGAACTGAACGTGCGCGTGGATGGGCCTGAAGACGCACCCGCCCTGCTGCTGTGCAACTCGCTTGGTACCACGCTGTCGATGTGGGATGCCGTGACCACCATCCTGGCGCGCCGCTTCCGGGTGGTGCGCTACGACATGCGCGGTCATGGCGGCTCGGGCGCGCCGCCGGGCCCGTATACGATCGAGCGGCTGGGGCGTGACGCACAGGGCCTGCTCGACGGGCTCGGCATCGCTCGGGCCCATGTCTGTGGACTGTCCATGGGAGGCCTGGTCGCGCAGTGGTTGGCGTGCCACGCAGCCGATCGTGTGGAGCGGGTAGTGCTGGCCAACACCGCGGCCAAGATCGGCAATCCGGCCTCCTGGCGGGAACGGGCGGCCTCGGTGAGGGAGAAAGGAATGGGCGAGTTGGCCTCGACCCTCCCCGCGCGCTGGTTCACGGAGGCCTACATCGCCACGCATGGCGACGACGCGAAGCGAATGCAGGACACCCTGCAGGGCCTGCGGCCAGAAGGCTATGCGGCCTGCTGCGAGGCGATCGCGGAGGCCGACTTCCAACCCCTGTTGAGTGGCGTGCGGGCGCCCGTGCTGGTGATCGCGGGGACCGCCGATCCGGTGACCACACCCGCACATTCCGATGCGCTGGCGGAGGCGATTCACGATGCCCGCCGTGTCGACCTGCCCGCGTCGCACCTCTCCGCCGTCGAGGCACCGGCCGCCTTCGCCGCGGCGCTCATGCCGTTCCTGGCCGAACCTCGCGTACGCCTCGACGACCGCGAACGCCATGCCCGTGGCTTGGAGATTCGCAAGGCCGTGCTGGGCACGGAACACGTCGAACGCTCGATGCACAGGCTCAGTGCGACCAACGACGAATTCCAGGATCTGATCACGCGCTACGCTTGGGGCGAGATCTGGACTCGGCCCGGCCTGCCGCGTCACACGCGCTCGCTGCTCACCATCGCGATGATGGTGGCGCTCAACCGCGAGGCCGAGTTGCGGCTGCATCTGAGGGCGGCGCGCAACAACGGCGTCACCCGCGATGAGATCAAGGAAGTGCTGCTCCAAACCGCGATCTATTGCGGCGTACCAGCCGCGAACTCAGCCTTCCACTTGGCGGAGGAGGTGTTCGCGGAGCAGGACCGCGCCACCAGGCCTCCTGAATAG
- a CDS encoding aromatic acid/H+ symport family MFS transporter — MNATERPDANAFVPPQLPTDRATTVDVQSFIDERPLSATQWLAVGLCFLIVFLDGLDTAAMGFVAPALAAAWGITRANLGGVMSAALAGLSIGALITGPLADRFGRKTILIASVLTFGLFSLLTAWADSMGTLITLRLLTGLGLGAAMPNATTLTSEFSPRRRRSLLVTVMFCGFTLGSAAGGFIAAKLIPAFGWAAMFILGGMAPLLLIPVLMLALPESPRFLAVRGQADRVAKMLGRIAGTGPIAAERFVVPEHNVRHDGSMVANVLGRERIGGTLLLWVTYFMGLMVVYSLTSWLPTLLGEAGFSTGHAATVTALFQMGGTVSAIGVGWAMDRFNPHGLIASFYALAGLSVFLTARSSGSVTVLGAMVLATGFFTSGAQTSMSALAARFYPTQGRATGVAWMLGIGRFGAILGAFSGAYLSSWGVERILTALALPALIAAATVTAKGLFTARDA; from the coding sequence ATGAATGCCACTGAGAGGCCTGACGCGAACGCGTTCGTCCCACCGCAACTGCCCACTGACCGCGCGACAACGGTCGACGTTCAGTCCTTCATCGACGAGCGTCCATTATCGGCGACGCAATGGCTGGCCGTCGGGTTGTGCTTCCTCATCGTTTTCCTCGACGGGCTCGATACCGCGGCCATGGGCTTCGTCGCTCCCGCGCTCGCCGCAGCGTGGGGCATCACCCGCGCGAACCTCGGTGGCGTGATGAGTGCGGCCCTGGCCGGCCTATCGATCGGAGCGCTGATCACGGGGCCACTGGCCGATCGCTTCGGACGCAAGACCATTCTCATCGCCTCGGTGCTGACGTTTGGCCTCTTCAGCCTGCTGACGGCTTGGGCCGACAGCATGGGTACACTGATCACCCTCCGTCTACTCACCGGGCTGGGTCTTGGTGCGGCCATGCCGAACGCAACGACGCTGACCTCCGAGTTCAGTCCGCGCCGACGCCGTTCGCTGCTGGTGACGGTGATGTTTTGTGGCTTCACCTTGGGTTCCGCGGCGGGTGGCTTCATCGCAGCGAAGTTGATTCCGGCCTTCGGGTGGGCGGCCATGTTCATCCTGGGGGGGATGGCGCCCCTGTTGCTGATTCCCGTGTTGATGCTGGCGCTGCCCGAGTCGCCGCGCTTTCTCGCCGTGCGAGGCCAGGCGGACCGCGTGGCAAAGATGCTGGGACGGATCGCCGGCACAGGCCCCATCGCCGCCGAGCGGTTCGTCGTGCCAGAGCACAACGTGCGCCACGATGGCTCGATGGTCGCCAACGTTCTCGGCCGAGAGCGCATCGGGGGCACGCTGCTGCTGTGGGTGACCTACTTCATGGGACTCATGGTCGTGTACTCGCTCACCAGCTGGTTGCCGACTCTGCTCGGCGAGGCGGGCTTCAGCACCGGTCATGCGGCCACGGTGACCGCGTTATTCCAGATGGGAGGAACCGTGAGCGCGATCGGCGTTGGCTGGGCCATGGATCGGTTCAACCCGCACGGATTGATCGCGAGCTTCTATGCGTTGGCGGGGCTGAGTGTGTTCCTGACGGCGCGGTCGAGCGGTAGCGTGACCGTACTGGGGGCCATGGTCCTCGCGACCGGCTTCTTCACGAGCGGCGCGCAGACTTCGATGAGCGCGCTTGCGGCCCGCTTCTATCCAACGCAAGGACGGGCGACGGGGGTGGCCTGGATGCTCGGAATCGGTCGTTTCGGGGCCATCCTCGGCGCATTTTCCGGCGCGTACCTGTCGAGTTGGGGGGTGGAGCGCATTCTGACCGCCCTGGCCCTACCGGCGTTGATCGCGGCGGCCACGGTGACCGCCAAGGGCCTGTTCACCGCGCGTGACGCCTGA
- the pobA gene encoding 4-hydroxybenzoate 3-monooxygenase gives MRVQVAIIGGGPAGLLLGHLLSQASVDNIVLEQRSREYVLGRIRAGVLEQGTVDLLTSAGLARRLHKQGLVHGGVELCFDGSRHRIDLHGLTGKNVTVYGQTEVTHDLMDARDALGASIVYEAANVSVHGFDGASPRVRYEKNGQTHEVECDFIAGCDGYHGVSRASVPEASLRTYERVYPFGWLGLMADVPPVSHELIYSNHERGFALCSMRSPTRSRYYVQCSLSDKVENWSDERFWDELRRRLDTRAAETMITGPSIEKSIAPLRSFVAEPMRFGRLFLAGDAAHIVPPTGAKGLNLAVSDVRLLSRALIEYFKEGSAVGIDTYSERCLRHVWKAVRFSWWMTSLLHKFPDTGEFGQKVQHAELEYLVGSVAASTSLAENYVGLPS, from the coding sequence ATGCGAGTTCAAGTCGCGATCATCGGCGGGGGCCCGGCGGGGCTGCTGCTCGGACACTTGCTCTCCCAGGCCAGCGTCGACAACATCGTGCTCGAGCAACGCAGCCGCGAGTACGTGCTCGGCCGCATTCGTGCAGGTGTGCTCGAGCAGGGCACCGTCGATCTGCTCACATCGGCGGGACTTGCGCGGCGGTTGCACAAGCAGGGGCTTGTGCACGGTGGCGTCGAGCTGTGCTTTGACGGGTCGCGCCACCGCATCGACCTGCACGGTCTCACGGGCAAGAACGTGACGGTATACGGTCAGACCGAGGTGACGCACGATTTGATGGACGCGCGCGATGCCCTCGGTGCCTCGATCGTCTACGAAGCCGCCAACGTCTCGGTCCACGGCTTCGACGGTGCCTCGCCGCGCGTGCGCTACGAGAAGAATGGTCAGACGCACGAAGTCGAATGCGACTTCATCGCCGGTTGCGATGGATACCACGGTGTGAGCCGGGCGAGCGTGCCCGAGGCTTCGCTCCGCACCTATGAGCGCGTCTATCCCTTCGGCTGGCTCGGCCTCATGGCCGACGTGCCGCCGGTTTCGCACGAGCTGATCTATTCGAACCATGAGCGCGGCTTCGCGCTGTGCAGCATGCGCTCGCCCACGCGCAGCCGCTATTACGTGCAGTGTTCTCTCAGTGACAAGGTCGAGAACTGGTCCGACGAGCGCTTCTGGGACGAACTGCGCCGCCGCCTCGACACCCGGGCCGCAGAGACGATGATTACGGGCCCCTCGATCGAGAAGAGCATCGCGCCGCTGCGCAGCTTCGTGGCCGAGCCGATGCGCTTCGGGCGGCTGTTCCTTGCGGGCGACGCCGCGCACATCGTGCCGCCGACGGGAGCCAAGGGCCTGAACCTCGCGGTGTCCGACGTGCGCCTGCTGTCCAGGGCTCTGATCGAGTACTTCAAGGAGGGCAGCGCGGTCGGCATCGACACCTACTCTGAGCGCTGCCTGAGGCACGTGTGGAAAGCCGTGCGCTTCTCGTGGTGGATGACCTCGCTGTTGCACAAGTTTCCAGACACGGGCGAGTTCGGGCAGAAGGTGCAACACGCCGAGCTCGAGTATCTCGTCGGATCGGTGGCGGCCTCGACCTCTCTGGCCGAAAACTACGTGGGATTGCCGAGCTGA